TTTCTTATCCACCACAAACAGGAGGTAAAATTACCACTTTATCAGTATCATTTAATTTTTCATCCAAAGAATCAATAATGTTATCATTTAGTGCAACTGCACTGATAGGAAGCCATTCCCTTACTTCGGGTATTTGTTGCAATTTCTCTTTTAATTCTTTTAAATCTTTTGCATCAATTTTTCTAGAATCTATCCCAATGGGACCCAAAAATTCGACA
The Helicobacter sp. 'house sparrow 1' DNA segment above includes these coding regions:
- a CDS encoding MoaD/ThiS family protein; this encodes MAYVEFLGPIGIDSRKIDAKDLKELKEKLQQIPEVREWLPISAVALNDNIIDSLDEKLNDTDKVVILPPVCGG